In the Devosia sp. SL43 genome, one interval contains:
- a CDS encoding alpha/beta fold hydrolase, with protein MTSRILLLSDGRKVRLLEAGAGEPLVLIHGVGLRAEVWEPQIAALSDHHHVIAIDMPGHGGSDPLAPTARLEDYVDWGASVVEALALGPVNVAGHSMGALIAAGLAIARPDLTRRVALLSAVYQRGAALRQSVLARADEIARGENGINGPIARWFGDEDGPFRKRVAGWLGGMDRQSYATAYRAFAEGDTAYVGRLGAIACPALILTGEDDANSSPDMSQAIANAVQSGVAAVIPGHRHMVALTAPDLVNAKLSEWLNMRQAPPVTGRTPRALRDAFGCFMTGVTVVTTNGPDGKPLGFTANSFSSVSMDPPLLLVSIANTSRSHAAFVGALGFAVNILAEDQKAVSATFAKPVEDRFAGLAWENGPAGSPVIAGTSAWFDCDMHQVVSAGDHTILIGQIVDFDVTQAPGLGYYRGAYVTPAQTAVKLPTGPDVVISAILEAPGQVLLIDDGTGALTLPSMRVERAGVQASLEKLIGQTGLQAEPGSIYAVYDNVERGSQHIAFRCPTASGLPAHGMLVDLTVESMSRVADPAIRVMLQRLAEESRMGNYGVYFGNHEQGRVTPVAERLAP; from the coding sequence ATGACGTCGCGAATCCTGCTGCTATCTGACGGTCGCAAGGTCCGGCTGCTCGAGGCAGGGGCCGGAGAGCCGCTGGTTCTCATCCATGGTGTCGGGCTGCGGGCCGAAGTCTGGGAGCCGCAGATTGCGGCACTTTCGGACCATCACCACGTGATCGCCATTGACATGCCCGGCCACGGCGGCAGCGACCCGCTCGCGCCGACGGCGCGCCTTGAGGATTACGTCGACTGGGGCGCCAGCGTCGTCGAGGCGCTTGCCCTTGGGCCGGTCAATGTGGCCGGGCACTCGATGGGCGCACTTATTGCAGCGGGGCTTGCAATAGCACGTCCCGACCTGACCCGTCGGGTGGCGCTGCTCAGCGCCGTTTACCAACGCGGGGCGGCCTTGCGCCAGTCGGTGTTGGCGCGTGCCGACGAAATTGCGCGGGGCGAAAACGGTATCAACGGACCGATCGCGCGTTGGTTCGGCGATGAGGACGGGCCATTCCGCAAGCGGGTCGCCGGCTGGCTTGGCGGCATGGACCGCCAGAGCTATGCGACCGCTTATCGGGCCTTTGCCGAAGGCGACACGGCCTATGTCGGCCGGCTGGGCGCAATCGCCTGTCCGGCGCTGATACTGACCGGGGAAGACGACGCCAACTCGTCGCCGGACATGAGTCAAGCCATAGCAAATGCCGTACAATCGGGGGTGGCGGCGGTCATTCCCGGGCACCGTCATATGGTCGCGCTGACCGCGCCAGACCTGGTCAACGCCAAACTCAGCGAGTGGTTGAACATGCGCCAGGCTCCCCCCGTCACCGGCCGGACGCCCCGTGCCCTCCGCGATGCTTTCGGCTGCTTCATGACCGGCGTGACCGTGGTCACGACCAACGGGCCTGATGGTAAGCCGCTGGGCTTTACCGCCAACTCGTTTTCCTCGGTATCGATGGACCCGCCATTGTTGCTGGTGTCCATCGCCAATACCTCGCGCAGCCATGCCGCCTTCGTCGGTGCACTCGGCTTTGCCGTCAACATCCTGGCCGAGGACCAGAAGGCTGTCTCGGCAACCTTTGCCAAGCCGGTGGAAGATCGTTTCGCTGGTCTCGCCTGGGAAAACGGTCCCGCCGGATCGCCGGTGATCGCTGGAACCTCGGCCTGGTTCGACTGTGACATGCACCAGGTGGTGAGTGCGGGTGACCACACCATTCTCATCGGGCAGATCGTCGACTTTGACGTTACTCAGGCGCCTGGCCTTGGCTATTACCGCGGCGCGTACGTCACCCCCGCGCAAACTGCGGTGAAATTGCCAACCGGGCCCGACGTCGTGATTTCGGCAATCCTGGAGGCGCCTGGACAGGTTCTGTTGATCGACGATGGCACCGGGGCGCTGACGCTGCCATCGATGCGCGTCGAGCGGGCGGGCGTTCAGGCATCGCTTGAAAAGCTGATCGGGCAAACCGGCCTCCAGGCCGAGCCGGGCTCCATCTACGCCGTCTACGACAATGTCGAGCGCGGCTCCCAGCACATCGCCTTCCGTTGCCCGACAGCCAGCGGCCTTCCTGCCCATGGCATGCTGGTCGATCTCACGGTGGAAAGCATGTCCCGTGTCGCCGATCCGGCCATCCGCGTCATGTTGCAGCGTCTGGCCGAGGAGTCCCGCATGGGCAATTACGGCGTCTATTTCGGCAATCACGAGCAGGGGCGCGTGACGCCTGTCGCGGAAAGGCTAGCGCCATGA
- a CDS encoding amino acid synthesis family protein, whose protein sequence is MAAQIRKTFLSIETTLVEGRRPAARPLKLIAAAAVVTNPWAGRDFVADLKPEIHDVAPELGALLTQMICDAAGGGAAVEGYGKAAVVGLDGEIEHASALIHTLRFGNHYREAVGAKTYLAFTNTRGPANCPIMIPLMDKVDEGRRSHYLTIQFAIPDAPSADEIVVALGASIGGRPHHRIGDRYQDLKDLGHDVANPAAI, encoded by the coding sequence GTGGCTGCGCAAATTCGAAAGACGTTTCTTTCCATTGAGACGACACTTGTTGAAGGCAGACGTCCCGCTGCCCGTCCACTCAAGCTGATCGCGGCGGCCGCGGTCGTGACAAATCCCTGGGCAGGGCGTGATTTCGTTGCCGATCTCAAGCCGGAAATTCACGATGTGGCGCCCGAGCTGGGAGCCCTTCTGACCCAGATGATCTGCGATGCGGCCGGTGGCGGCGCAGCCGTCGAGGGCTATGGCAAGGCGGCCGTGGTCGGCCTTGATGGCGAGATCGAGCATGCTTCGGCGCTCATTCACACCCTCCGCTTCGGCAACCACTATCGGGAAGCGGTCGGCGCCAAGACCTATCTGGCTTTCACCAATACCCGCGGGCCTGCCAATTGCCCCATTATGATCCCGCTGATGGACAAGGTCGACGAAGGTCGGCGCTCGCACTACCTCACCATTCAGTTTGCCATTCCCGATGCTCCGTCCGCCGACGAGATCGTCGTGGCCCTGGGTGCGTCCATTGGCGGCCGACCCCACCATCGGATTGGCGATCGCTATCAGGATCTCAAGGATTTGGGCCATGACGTCGCGAATCCTGCTGCTATCTGA